The Mya arenaria isolate MELC-2E11 chromosome 15, ASM2691426v1 genomic sequence GTTTATTTACAAACAGTAGTGGAAGAACAAGGTTaaccataaaaaaataactatattgTTTAATAGTGTTTATCATTTATGACGCTCTATACGAGTAACGTACGTCGTAAagaatttaaattgtaatatgCAATCTTATCAAAAGAACAATTAATGATACACTCGAAGTTGAAATAAAAGTCTCTGTTTTATCTAAATCATTTTCCTAAAAGTTATCGTTCACCTGACTCTTTTAAGCGTTTTTCTACAATACAAAAATCGTTTATATTCAATTAGTAATGatatttatacaacaaaaacTACTATTCAAAAATCAGACGTTAGAAAGAACaaaaagacacaaaatatatagAAATCTTTCACTCATGGCGGTTTAAGTTTTTTCTCCTAGAAtaccatttcattttatttcatgattatacaattacatattgacataaaagtttcaatctttaaacatacaaaattgaCATAGCGGAAAGTTATGCGACATACATTTATGTACAATGTTGTGTAAAAGAAGTTAAAGGCAGCCAAGTTCATTCTTAACATTGCCAAAAAAGATTCACTTGCGACCAAAATCTatatcaaaaagcattcacaaaTATAACATTCGAAATCGGCTAAATGCCTCTCATTCAGCATTTTTAGAAATGatgatttacaaaattcataGCTAGGATCTTAGGCGTGTATAAAGTTCAGGTGCATACACTCAGTTTATGTgttatttccaatttatttttacgCAACTGAAAATTCTGCtgagttaaatgtttaaaatgtatttctcttttatatttttattctttattttcttcCAACTCTTGCACTAATTATGTGAGCTCCCTCAATttctattttatgaaaattaaagaAGCATCTTATCTTGACTGACTCTAAAAGGAACACATGTTGCAAAGTAAGCTTGTCCGTAGTCATCATAATGCTATACGATTGTTTTCACTGAGCTGACGTCAAATCAGAATATAAATAGAATGACGTCATCAATTGAAATGATGCGTTATTAAAATgctttgtgaaaataaaatgtaataggTTAAACCCAGTTTAAACAGTACCGTATAGAATTACAAGGAGCCAACTAGACCATTCCAAATTGATGGGGCCCATTTCACATTACTGTATATTGAATTTGATAAACTGGGGCATTTGTTGGGTCCTCCATCCCTCCGACGCGACGTGGACGCTGCCCCAATGTCGGAGATGTTATATGAGATGCAGGCCAAAGTAGTTATTCCCCGTGTATTTTAAAAGTGTCACGTCGCTTAGCTTTACTGATATTTCATCACCAGCGCGAAGCTTCGCCAAGGTAGCTATTTGACTAGTGTAATAATTAAAGTAACCTTCCGAAGCGTTTTTACGAGACTGCAAATTTGATGCGATTTCCATAGCAACAGTATCAAGTACGTTATACTTATgcattgcatgttttatttcgtGCATATTGTTTGATTCTACTGGAATTCCGTCGTCAGTAAGACGTCGTTCTGTTAGTCCTAGGAACGAGTATATGTAGTATGTACCGCTTACGGGAACAATTAATCGGCCATTTTGGAACCTAATTCCGTATCTCTGAAACCCTGTTGTATAAAATAGGTCTTTGTCGTGACGCCAACATGTGACCGTTGTCATTGAATGATTAcctgaaaatgatattttgtaataaaacacgagaaataaaatgttttcatcagTGTTGAAAAGCACAGGAGGACATAACTTACTGACGTTgaataaatcaatttgaaaataagttatttCCCCACagataaatttaatttgatgatTATGAGTACATTGATATCTTTACATAAAACATCTAGGgttgaaaaacaaatttggaCTTATATGTTCCTTAACTTATCGTGTATGGTTATTCATTCATCTTATATGTATGAGTAACACTCAGAAACGTATGGTTTATCTACAATAACggtatttttaattttcttaaaaaataaaaatcattatacGTGCATTATACCGATACCTGAAATATGATCTTGTTTCTCATGAATGCCAACTAATTTTGCAGAAGGTTTCATGTCCCACAACGTGTTTTTGTAGTCTGACATCAATTGAACGTTGTGTTTCAGAGAATCTGCAATCGGTGTGAATGGATGAAAATTGTTAACTAATGTCTTGATCAAATGACAAGACCTATCCTTGTAGTCAAATTTACCCCTAGTGCCATTTAAGCGCAATTTATACACCAGGGAAATTCACCCTGTTGGCAAATTTGCACAAATTTTGTAGGTTTGAATCTGAACTGGTTGAAATAGCATGTTTTTTGTCTAATATAACTGTTTTGTCTATTGTTTGATTTTTCTCTATGATTCATGCTTATCAAAAATAAGTGCAGTGTAAATGTTTTCTGACCGTattaaactacatttttttaagaCAAACATATTTATCCATAATATAATAGTATTGCTAATTGATTGGCCAAATGAGCAAAGGTAAGCCTTATAGAGCAGCATACATTTGTGtttcatattgtttaaaaaaattcgGACCCTCTGTTAGGGGAATGATTTGAAAAGCTGAGGAATAATATAGTCTTAATGTTACGTACTTAAATATGAAACCTATATAACCATTGTTTGTGTTAAAGTAATAATTAGTATCATTTTTAACTGCCACACTGTAGATTTTCACCTCAGACGACATAATAATGTTTCCTTCAAACACTCACTGTGCccacctctcactcaagaggttatGGGTTCGATCCCAAAACCTTGTTAGCTTTTCATTGTATCTCAAAATGGACTCAAGTCCTGGTTTTGATCCCATGCACGGACTCAACCTGATTCTGTAAGCTGTCTGCTTTCGCCACATTCTACTTAATACTTATACAAACTAAAATATCCGCGAgaaattaaattgttgaaattgattGGACACGCGctggaaatatattataaaatcaagctTATACTTGCATGCACACATCTAATTTTAATCTAATTTGCCGATTAAACATGTCATAAGTGTTTAGATAACACACATTATCTTAATAGAGCATACTATTAAAATCGGTCTGTATATGACCtagatattttaagaaattaaaatattacaaaataagtCAAAATCTATGTCAATAGTACAATGAAAGATATGTAAAGCCTTTTTATACCAAAATCATGAAAATGTAATAGCGCAAAAGATTTGTGTTGGAAGTAATCAGACGCAAGGTGCCTTTAAGCATGAGCAAttgtattacaatatttaaacgaattatataaattatgtgtgaCGTTACTAAAATGTACTTTCTCTTACCTTCAATGTATATTTTGGTCTGATTTTTCTCCCTTGTCTCAGCTTCAATGTATGCAGATAAAATTTTCTTGAAAGGTTAAcaagaacaaaattaataatgataGCTTTTGACTATGCACATTGAGGGAAGTGAAATTCGTGTAGGAAGTAAATAACTGATTGAACTGGTCGCATGCAAAAGAAAAAGTGAGATGATAAAGATTAATGCAAATGTACAATCTAAAGAATTTAAAATTATCAcggaaaaaatcaaattaaaaacaaattcatcaGATCTACATTCTTTGAAATGAAATGCATATTAAGCTCACCTTTTCAAACAATGCGTGTAATAACTCGATTGTTTCACCACATTGcacattattgttattattttttagacATATATTCGTATTTGCGTCTATTTGTTTACTGTCCGGCATAGTCCACACGATGCAGAGCACTGTTATAAGCACGATCAACAAAAGCAATACACTGACAATTGTCAACCTCTTAAGCAGTATGTCCGTCATGTTTGACGTGTGCATAAAAGTGGGCAGATACCGACACTGCCGGAACTTGATATTAGTTTCAATATCGTTTAACTAACGAATAGGCGCACAAAACACGAACAACGTCAGCAATTAAAACGAAAATAGGTGCTTTTTTGGACAAGGAAGTAAGGATATATGATAAATCACCGTAACATTGTCATATGAGTTGATAACCTACAAGTTAATGtgaattttgttatttaacatcACATGTCATGGAATACCTGAAGTAGAGCAGTATAGGGTAGCCTGCTTAAGTACACAATATACTTACAGAAAGCGTTTATAATTGGTCTTTTCTAGTTCAATTATATGTGTGACTGCCAACGTAATATAGAATAATGGTTGTTAATATGCATTGATCAATTTATCAGTGGTCAGGTTCTTTGCAGCTGTGCGacaactgttattttttttatttttagcatttatttATCTCTTCAACCAAACATGTACTATATGAGTGTTGACTGATATTTACTAAGCTTCATTGATAAAGTTTATcagaattatatttttaaagcttgtAAATGAGGTAATAAAGATGATCACTATCATGAGCGGCATAACAAAATACGATCATATGAAGCATAGTTCCACTTTGAATGAGATGATGGAGTGGGACGATATTGAACAGGGTTTGGATTTAAGGACGGAGTATACATACTATACTGACTTAGAAGTGggaccaaaaaataataaaaaggcaatgttattttacatttcattttcgTATCCAACGGGAAATGGGTTTCTTTCTTCTACAGCTACCTTCAGTTACTTTGTCTCATTAAGTATTCCCAAACACGTACTTTTTCtggaaaacaatttaatttttaacacAGTTTCCGCGAAAGTGATTccgcattaaaataattttggcgGCAAATGTATAAGCCcataaattatgtttcatttcttgCAAGAGTCTAGGTTAATGTGTCAAGTGATGACAGTCgtcttataataaatataattacatatttataagaAATCACAATATCTGAATAATATTGCCATCTATGGTTACAAATGTAGTTTACTCAGGTCTTTTCTCTCGTTGgttaagtatttttatgtttgaattctatgaaaaagaaaattaatgcCGAAGCACCGATATTTTATGAGCAGAAATCTACTCAATACATGCCAAATATCTCACCTAAAAGGTTcataagtatatataaaattgatattcacAGAAATCTGATAAAACTGCTAAgatattatttgtatatgtatgtccCAGCTATCCATTTGCAATGGCCTGTGGACTAGTAAGTTGTCTAAAACACGATCCTACAATGGCATGACACAACTAATGGATTTGTAAATACCCATTCGCTTTGTTAAAACGCACCATTTGTAATGGCTTAGTGCTATTGAATCATAgaattatttaaagttaaaataatctaaaacaTATGAGTCACCATGACCCACTTAAAATGTTAGACCTTGAAGCATACGCACGAAGCAATATTAAACACTTCAGTTGGGtagttcatttacattttgtcaATGCGTTTAAAAGCGACAGGTGATCAGCTAgggtatttgtttaaatacccGGTAGTTAAGTTCATACAAAAAAGACGCAGTCACTTTCTCATTACGACGGGTATATTGGTTTCAATGAATCATTAAACTCCAGGTATCTTAGACAAGATCGGTCATTTAAGGTGACATATatattgtcaaacattttgttaaaattatcaCACTACATACTTTAAAACGAGAAACACCCCGACCCGAAATGGTACACAATATGAAATGATTCGTGGAGGAGGTTAAAAACAATTAACCTGTTATCTTTATATTAGGGATACTCagagttttaatttgttattagtttAATTGTTCTAGGTGACCAATATAAAtcgataaaaatgtttattacgtAAACATTTCACTTACGTTGTTGATGTTTGCGTCAGCCTTTAATTATCTAATATATACACTTTGctgataaatgttgggacaaaCGTTGTGTACCTGTTAACTAGTTGAATCCCCAGTGAGCTACATACTTACAGACATACCACTAAAGTCGTTgcttctaaaatatgtttttcgttATCTAAGTTTAACGAAATGAACTCCGTGATTGaaaatctttgttttatgttaCATTCGTTTGCTTACATGTAGCATTCGTGACCAGTTTAAGTCTCATATATGTCAACTGATCTACTTAAAAATCATTGTAAACACATATACTATATGTTCTTGATATGTCCTATTAACCAGATTTAACCAATGGAATAAGGATTTGCTCAATTGatttaaatctataaaaatagGGGTTATTTACATCATATATCGGAGTATAGATTACActctttataaaataatatttgttttctaagatttgacatGATGCATTATGTTGCCTCTTTCTGATAATAAGGTAATCAATCACCTCGATGAGACGCGTTAAATGTAGCTAGATAATTAAAGCTTTGAAATTTGGAAACTTTACCTTGGAAATGAAACAGTTGTCACTTATTGATATGGCACTTTACCGTTTGATGTTTTTGATGTAACTAATCTGATAAAAAATTGCATAATTGGTCTAATGCTGTATAAATAGgggtatatatttacatattatatcGTAGTATAGATTACACTCTTTATAAACTGATATGTGTCTTTTAAGATTTGACATGATGTATATTGTTACATTCTCTCTGATCAAAAGGTAATCAACCACCGCGGCGGAAATATAAGAGTTttgtaacataataaatatgattttgaattGACTGCTTGACTTAACTAGTGATTTGTTGTATTCTGTAATGTCAATAACTTAAAAGTTGGTTGGTGCATTTACTAGTGTATAAACAATATtgatatatcatgttttatctTAACTGTTCTAATTGTTATATAAACACTCAGTCCAAATATCAGCCCTTAACCTAGTTAATACCtataaactgtttatatatgaTAGTCATATCATATATTCGTATCGTCACTGTTATCACAACAATCGATTGGCAATTACATACGCATTTGTTTTCACCGCTCTAAATATTGACTGGCATCATGTGGCCAACTAGAAACATTATTTACAACTAAGTAGTTTGCAATGTTGAAAAATGCAATGCATTTGCGATTATTACGATTTGTACCTGTTTTGCTGTTTTGCTGATAATTACAATCAATTAAAATGTTGCAgaattttattacaaacaaGTTAAAATTGGCAGGAAAGTGGCGTTTATTTTTTGCAGGACGATATTAAGTAAAAGCATAGAAACATACCATTTCATTATAATGTTTCCTATGTTTCATTTCAGGTTGTTTTCAATTGTCTTAACTTTCTTTTAGGGggaataataaatacaaatgaactCTGATTATGATATTGTTATGTCAAGTGTTAAGGCTAACAAAATAAACCTTTCATTctgtttacaataattattaatttgcatatttgaaACATGATATGTTATGGTTTAATCGATTTCAAACAAAGATGCATATCAAAGATGTTATCATGCTTTTACTAAAACGATGTGTTTGATTAAATAAGTACCTCTGTCATTATGGACAAATAAGAgtatatgcaaattttaaatATGGACTGCCATTCTATGTCCGGATGTCGTCTGGGGGTATGCCCAATTCCTGCGATAGTAATGGTTACAGTTTTCTTGATAATTCTTGCAGACTAAATCAAACTCTATATTAATGTTACTTAAAAAGTCGGTTAAAAcgattattttggttttaagtcACCTTAAGGCATTTCCCATGACTAATGGTTAATCTTTCACATGAGCATCACGATTAGGGCAAAACATATTTTCGAccatttcaaaaaatatcatattatttagCTTTTGATTCGGTTAAAGTTTTCGGCATGACGTATTTGAAACAAATCTAAACGAAAAGGGAAACATCGGTTCAGTTTGACCCTCTAATAAAGCATACAAAAGGGtacttatcattttattattaaatataattaattacaaCGAAATATCGATTTGAAATTGAGACGAGTAGCATAGTGCCTTGCTATACGACACTTTGTCCGAACCACTCACTTGTTTGTAGGAGTACAAAAGAtgtttaacaatacatttaaaatgaacgTTTTACCTATGTTGAAACAGAATAAGATTCAATCTGCAGATAAACGCAACGAGTCATACTATTACTCGATATCAAGAAACTGAAACCGATAGAGGATAATTGAATGTTTCATATATAAGATATGCAATATATCTAACCGACTGAGCACCAAAACTGATATTTCTCGAGTGACTTTGCAACCGATATTGCAATTTGTCGCTGCTAAACAAGATACAGTTGAAGTGTTATATCAATACATTGAGATAACCGACTTCGTCATCCATTTGATTTAACGGCTTACCTTGTATGAATAAGGCTTACGTAAACATCGATATACAATAacacgtttaaaatatattggcaGGGCTTAATTGATATGGTTGACACCAAAGGTTAATGTACTTTCGTCTTGCagaaatataataacttaaagtATGTTAGTTTTTATGCCTGGT encodes the following:
- the LOC128220623 gene encoding uncharacterized protein LOC128220623; the protein is MHTSNMTDILLKRLTIVSVLLLLIVLITVLCIVWTMPDSKQIDANTNICLKNNNNNVQCGETIELLHALFEKKILSAYIEAETREKNQTKIYIEDSLKHNVQLMSDYKNTLWDMKPSAKLVGIHEKQDHISGNHSMTTVTCWRHDKDLFYTTGFQRYGIRFQNGRLIVPVSGTYYIYSFLGLTERRLTDDGIPVESNNMHEIKHAMHKYNVLDTVAMEIASNLQSRKNASEGYFNYYTSQIATLAKLRAGDEISVKLSDVTLLKYTGNNYFGLHLI